CTTTCAAAGCGCGGCTAATATTCTGCGTGGACCTGTTTGTTTCATGGGCGATATCCGAAGCCCTTACTGCAGTATGCCTTTTCATGGATTCCATCAGTATCAGGCGGCGGTCAACGCTGATGACCCACTTTATCAATTCGTCTGTCAATTTTTCAGTCATATTAATTCAGATTCTCCAGCAAAAGCTTCCTAGTGAAATAAGCAGTCACATAATATTTAAAATTTAATCACTGTGTCGTGCAAAGAATCAACTGTGAAAGACTGTTCAGGCATTTAATGAGGTTCTAAAGAACGGTATTCAACAATGAATTGATTATTGGAAGTAATGAGTAGTCAAAATAGTATGGGATCTAAAATTAAATAACTGTTGCTGAAAAATAACGAGCTGAAAGAAAAAAGGCTGGAGAATAGAGCTGCAGAATTCTTCAAAGGAAAACTGAACAGCTTTATCTTTCTAACCTCGAGTCAGCCCCTGTTACAGAAAAACAGCTTGCTTCCCGATCTTTCCTGTTACCTATCAATTCAGCCTCTGTAATAGATTATCAGCTTGCTGCCCTGAAGAGAGGATCAGCTTGCTGTCCTGAAGAGAGGATCAGCTTGCTGTCCTGAAGAGAGGATTAGCTTGCTGCCCTGCCTGCAGTGACAAGCTCGTCCATCAAGCTTTCTGCGTCCTTCTCAATCATCTCGACAAGCTCTTTTCGATAATTCGAAAGCTTTTCCGCAAGCTCCCCGTTTTCCACTGCCAGCAGCTGAACGGCAAGAATTGCAGCATTATCCCCTCTTCCGATTCCCACACAGGCAACCGGAATTCCCGTAGGCATCTGGGCAATAGACAGGAGGGCGTCAATCCCATCAAGTGCTGAGTTTACAGGGACTCCGATTACAGGTTTTATAGTGCTTGAAGCCACAACTCCTGGAAGATGGGCTGAGAGCCCGGCAATAGCAATAAATGCCTTTACGTCGGTTTTATGCGCAGTTTCAATTATTTCAGCAAGCCTCGCAGGGGTCCTGTGTGCGGATGCAACAGTGATGGTATATTCAATACCAAACCTGTCAAAGACTTCGGTTGCCTTTCTTGCTACTTCTTTATCGGATTTGCTGCCAAGGATTATTACAACATCAGTCATGTATACTCCGTAATCATGTGTATGAGAATATATGGTAATATATGAGAAATTATTTAAGCTTTTACCTTAAGAGAATTCAATCAAGGAGTAAAAAACCAAAAACAAAAACAGAAACAAAAACAAAAAGGAAAGCAAGAATAAACAAACAGAAAAACAAAAACAAAAATAAGAGGAAAAGAAATTCAGGCAAATTTTGCCAGAACTGCTTTTATATCCTCAAAGACCACATTTATGTCCTTTGTGCCGTCAAGTGTGACAAGAATGCCCTTTTCTTCATAATAATTGATAAGAGGCTGGGTCTGCTTCTTGTAAACGTCCAGACGGTTCTGGACAGCCTCTGCTTTGTCGTCGTCCCTCTGGTAGACTTCGCCGCCGCAGATATCGCA
This window of the Methanosarcina mazei S-6 genome carries:
- a CDS encoding winged helix-turn-helix domain-containing protein — translated: MTEKLTDELIKWVISVDRRLILMESMKRHTAVRASDIAHETNRSTQNISRALKELEDKGLIECLTPEKTTWKKYMLTDNGKKVLEKLEGKYL
- the purE gene encoding 5-(carboxyamino)imidazole ribonucleotide mutase, coding for MTDVVIILGSKSDKEVARKATEVFDRFGIEYTITVASAHRTPARLAEIIETAHKTDVKAFIAIAGLSAHLPGVVASSTIKPVIGVPVNSALDGIDALLSIAQMPTGIPVACVGIGRGDNAAILAVQLLAVENGELAEKLSNYRKELVEMIEKDAESLMDELVTAGRAAS